In Schlegelella aquatica, one DNA window encodes the following:
- the mraZ gene encoding division/cell wall cluster transcriptional repressor MraZ, producing MSNFVFQGASALTLDAKGRLSVPARHRNVLAAMANGQLTITKHPEGCLMIFPRPAWESFRDKIAALPMSASGWKRIFLGNALDVEIDASSRVLISPELRAAAGLTKEVMLLGMGSYFELWDAERYAAHEAEVMQQGMPDVLKDFSF from the coding sequence GTGTCCAACTTCGTCTTCCAAGGGGCTTCGGCGTTGACGCTGGACGCGAAGGGGCGGTTGTCCGTTCCGGCGCGCCATCGCAACGTCCTGGCCGCCATGGCGAACGGACAACTCACCATCACCAAGCATCCCGAAGGCTGTCTGATGATCTTTCCCCGTCCGGCCTGGGAGAGCTTTCGCGACAAGATCGCTGCCTTGCCCATGTCGGCCAGCGGCTGGAAGCGCATCTTTCTGGGCAATGCGCTGGACGTGGAGATCGACGCCTCCTCGCGCGTGCTGATTTCGCCCGAGTTGCGCGCCGCAGCCGGCCTCACCAAAGAGGTGATGCTGCTCGGCATGGGCAGCTACTTCGAGCTGTGGGACGCCGAGCGTTATGCCGCCCACGAGGCCGAGGTCATGCAGCAAGGCATGCCCGACGTGCTCAAGGACTTCTCCTTCTGA
- the rsmH gene encoding 16S rRNA (cytosine(1402)-N(4))-methyltransferase RsmH produces the protein MHGPAASSLQHRTVLLHEAVDAVLTDPQGVYIDGTFGRGGHSRLLLERLAPGGRLIAFDKDPEAIEEATRVRDPRFSIEQTSFARMGDVCAERGVGAVQGVLLDLGVSSPQIDNPARGFSFRFDAPLDMRMDPSRGETAAEFLARATGQQIAEVLRHYGEERFAVPIAKAIVARRESGRPVRTTGELSEVVARAVKTREPGQDPATRTFQALRIQVNAELEELEQGLNQALALLAPGGRLAVISFHSLEDRIVKGFIARHAKAQVDRRAPFAPVPEPRLKALARIKPSTAEVADNPRARSAILRVAERTEAPLA, from the coding sequence ATGCACGGCCCGGCCGCTTCCTCCCTGCAGCACCGCACTGTGTTGCTCCACGAAGCCGTGGACGCGGTGCTCACCGACCCGCAAGGCGTCTACATCGACGGCACTTTCGGGCGGGGCGGGCACAGCCGGCTGCTCCTCGAACGTCTGGCGCCGGGAGGGCGCCTCATCGCATTCGACAAGGACCCGGAAGCCATCGAGGAAGCGACGCGGGTCCGTGACCCGCGTTTTTCCATCGAGCAGACCAGCTTCGCCCGCATGGGCGACGTCTGCGCCGAGCGCGGCGTCGGGGCGGTGCAAGGGGTGCTGCTCGACCTCGGCGTGTCCTCGCCGCAGATCGACAACCCTGCGCGCGGCTTCAGCTTTCGCTTCGATGCGCCGCTGGACATGCGCATGGACCCGAGCCGCGGCGAGACGGCAGCGGAATTCCTGGCCCGGGCCACCGGCCAACAGATTGCAGAGGTGCTACGCCACTATGGGGAAGAACGGTTTGCTGTGCCGATTGCAAAGGCGATTGTGGCTCGCCGGGAAAGCGGGCGTCCTGTTCGAACCACAGGCGAGCTTTCCGAAGTCGTGGCTCGTGCGGTCAAGACCCGCGAGCCGGGCCAGGATCCTGCAACGCGCACATTTCAGGCTCTTCGGATTCAGGTCAACGCCGAGCTTGAGGAACTCGAACAGGGGCTGAACCAGGCGCTGGCGCTGCTGGCCCCGGGCGGTCGGCTGGCGGTGATCAGCTTCCACTCGCTCGAAGACCGCATCGTCAAGGGCTTTATCGCCCGCCACGCCAAGGCCCAGGTGGACCGCCGCGCGCCGTTCGCCCCGGTGCCCGAGCCCCGCCTGAAGGCGCTGGCGCGCATCAAGCCCTCCACGGCCGAGGTGGCCGACAACCCGCGTGCGCGCTCGGCCATCCTGCGCGTGGCTGAACGCACGGAGGCGCCGCTCGCATGA
- the ftsL gene encoding cell division protein FtsL — translation MNRLQVILFVALVLSGLYMVRVSYEARRLFVEVERAQAEERQLETEYEQLQVDKRAQATPLRVEKVAREKLAMRTATPAVTHYVTHAEAAPAAVSGAASGEGGR, via the coding sequence ATGAACCGCCTCCAGGTCATCCTCTTCGTGGCCCTCGTGCTGAGCGGGCTGTACATGGTCCGCGTGTCGTACGAGGCGCGGCGGCTCTTCGTGGAGGTCGAGCGCGCGCAGGCCGAGGAGCGTCAGCTCGAGACGGAGTACGAGCAACTGCAGGTCGACAAGCGCGCCCAGGCGACGCCGCTTCGCGTCGAGAAGGTCGCGCGCGAGAAGCTGGCGATGCGCACCGCCACGCCCGCCGTGACGCACTACGTCACCCATGCCGAGGCGGCGCCGGCTGCCGTCTCGGGCGCCGCATCCGGCGAGGGAGGGCGCTGA
- a CDS encoding peptidoglycan D,D-transpeptidase FtsI family protein, which produces MGWWSRWKDRAPLPRRGASSRTVMYATSPLLAAKTPPWRSKFLVACLGLGFCVLLARAVYIQVIGTDFYQRQGEIRYARTLTLPANRGRIIDRNGLILATSVPAPSIWVIPKDLEAGRAEKRELARLLGMTVAELERRLSDNPNFVWLKRQVDESVAEQVKKLGVKGVHQVREYKRKYPEGEAAAHVVGFTNVEDRGQEGIELAFQNELAGRDGTRRVIKDRLGRVVEDLGESVNPVDGRDIELSIDSKVQFFAYQRLRDAVAQHKAKAGSVVVLDAQTGEVLALANYPSYSPDNRQNLTGAQLRNRALTDTFEPGSTMKPFIAALALESGRVRPDTVIHTAPGYLQITGSTIRDAHPHNALTVAEVIQKSSNVGTVKMAMQMQPREMWELFTEIGLGQRPQLRFPGVVSGRLRPYKSWRPIEQATMSYGYGLSVSLFQLARAYTVFARDGELIPVSITKNPEPTGGIRVFSPETAQAVRRMLQMAAGPGGTAPKAQTVGYSVGGKTGTAHKQEGRGYAGNKYRSWFVGLAPVEKPRIVVAVMIDEPSNGKYYGGDVAAPVFSEVVQQTLRMMGVPPDIEVRPAIVASQPAVEESF; this is translated from the coding sequence ATGGGCTGGTGGTCTCGCTGGAAGGACCGCGCGCCGCTGCCGCGCCGGGGGGCGAGCTCGCGCACCGTGATGTATGCGACGAGCCCCCTGCTCGCGGCCAAGACGCCGCCGTGGCGCTCGAAGTTCCTGGTGGCTTGCCTGGGGCTGGGCTTCTGCGTGCTGCTCGCGCGGGCGGTGTACATCCAGGTGATCGGCACCGACTTCTATCAGCGCCAGGGCGAGATTCGCTATGCGCGCACGCTCACCTTGCCGGCCAACCGCGGGCGCATCATCGACCGCAACGGGCTCATCCTCGCCACCAGCGTGCCGGCGCCCTCGATCTGGGTCATCCCCAAGGACCTCGAGGCCGGTCGCGCCGAGAAGCGCGAACTCGCGCGGCTGCTGGGCATGACGGTCGCCGAACTCGAGCGCCGGTTGAGCGACAACCCCAACTTCGTGTGGCTCAAGCGTCAGGTCGACGAGAGCGTGGCCGAGCAGGTCAAGAAGCTCGGCGTCAAGGGCGTGCACCAGGTGCGCGAGTACAAGCGCAAGTACCCGGAGGGCGAGGCCGCCGCGCACGTGGTGGGCTTCACCAACGTGGAAGACCGTGGACAGGAAGGCATCGAGCTGGCCTTTCAGAACGAGCTGGCGGGCCGCGATGGCACGCGGCGCGTCATCAAGGACCGTCTGGGTCGCGTCGTGGAGGATCTGGGCGAGAGCGTCAACCCGGTGGACGGGCGCGACATCGAGCTGTCGATCGACTCCAAGGTGCAGTTCTTCGCCTACCAGCGCCTGCGCGATGCAGTCGCGCAGCACAAGGCCAAGGCCGGCTCGGTGGTGGTGCTCGATGCGCAGACGGGCGAGGTGCTGGCCCTGGCCAACTACCCCAGCTACTCGCCCGACAATCGGCAGAACCTCACCGGGGCGCAGTTGCGCAACCGCGCGCTCACCGACACCTTCGAGCCGGGCTCGACCATGAAGCCCTTCATCGCCGCACTCGCACTCGAATCGGGGCGCGTGCGGCCGGACACCGTGATCCATACGGCGCCCGGCTACCTTCAGATCACCGGTTCGACCATCCGCGACGCCCACCCGCACAACGCGCTCACCGTGGCCGAGGTCATCCAGAAGTCGAGCAACGTCGGCACGGTCAAGATGGCCATGCAGATGCAGCCGCGCGAGATGTGGGAGCTGTTCACCGAGATCGGGCTGGGCCAGCGGCCGCAGCTGCGCTTTCCGGGCGTCGTCTCCGGGCGGCTGCGCCCTTACAAGAGCTGGCGGCCCATCGAGCAGGCCACGATGAGCTACGGCTACGGTCTGTCGGTCTCGCTGTTCCAGCTCGCGCGCGCCTACACGGTGTTCGCCCGCGATGGCGAGCTCATCCCCGTCTCCATCACCAAGAATCCCGAGCCGACGGGCGGCATCCGCGTGTTCTCGCCCGAAACCGCGCAGGCCGTGCGCCGCATGCTGCAAATGGCCGCCGGCCCGGGGGGCACCGCGCCGAAGGCGCAGACGGTGGGCTACTCGGTGGGCGGCAAGACGGGCACGGCTCACAAGCAGGAGGGGCGCGGCTACGCGGGCAACAAGTACCGCTCGTGGTTCGTCGGCCTCGCGCCGGTGGAAAAACCCCGCATCGTCGTCGCCGTGATGATCGACGAGCCGAGCAACGGCAAATACTACGGGGGCGACGTGGCCGCTCCGGTGTTCTCCGAGGTGGTCCAGCAGACCCTGCGCATGATGGGCGTGCCGCCAGACATAGAGGTGCGGCCGGCGATCGTCGCCTCGCAGCCGGCGGTGGAGGAGAGCTTCTGA
- a CDS encoding UDP-N-acetylmuramoyl-L-alanyl-D-glutamate--2,6-diaminopimelate ligase, translating into MPIRGLTTVDEALAWLRERGVRRLATDSRQVTAGDAFIAWPGYAVDARRYVPQALEAGAVACLVEAEGVHAYGFDDPRIAAFRGLKAATGPLAAACCGNPAARMQVVATTGTNGKTSTAWWTAQALAALGTRCAVVGTLGIGEPARGVVPTGLTTPDPVTLHQRLRGLRDDGVGACAIEASSIGLVEHRLDGLKIDVALFTNFTRDHLDYHGTMEAYWQAKSSLFDWPGLRAAVVNLDDPKGEELAARLRGRLAVWTYSVERAADLRAAEVVHGDEGVRFTLHEGGRRCTLHSRVIGQYNVSNLLAVLGGLRALGVTLGDAARACEQVSAVPGRLQQVVRPGMPTVVVDYAHTPDALEKALAALRPVAAQRGGRLWCVFGCGGNRDATKRPLMGAIAERLADVVVVTSDNPRHEPPEAILEQIVAGMSERARARVIADRRAAIREAVFEAGPKDVVLVAGKGHEDYQEIAGVKLPFSDVAQAEAALKERAGS; encoded by the coding sequence ATGCCCATTCGCGGTCTGACCACCGTCGACGAGGCCTTGGCCTGGCTGCGCGAGCGTGGCGTGCGCCGGCTCGCCACCGACAGCCGTCAGGTGACGGCGGGGGACGCCTTCATCGCCTGGCCCGGCTACGCGGTGGACGCGCGCCGCTACGTGCCCCAGGCGCTGGAGGCGGGCGCCGTCGCCTGTCTGGTGGAGGCCGAGGGCGTGCACGCCTACGGGTTCGACGACCCGCGGATCGCGGCTTTTCGCGGCCTCAAGGCGGCCACGGGGCCGCTGGCCGCGGCCTGCTGCGGCAATCCGGCGGCGCGGATGCAGGTGGTGGCGACCACCGGCACGAACGGCAAGACGTCCACTGCCTGGTGGACGGCGCAGGCGCTCGCTGCGCTCGGCACCCGCTGCGCGGTGGTGGGCACGCTCGGCATCGGCGAGCCTGCACGCGGCGTCGTCCCCACCGGCCTCACCACGCCCGATCCGGTCACGCTGCACCAGCGCCTGCGCGGGCTGCGCGACGACGGTGTGGGTGCCTGCGCGATCGAGGCCTCGTCCATCGGCTTGGTGGAACACCGGCTCGATGGCCTCAAGATCGACGTCGCGCTGTTCACCAACTTCACGCGCGACCACCTCGACTACCACGGCACGATGGAAGCCTACTGGCAGGCCAAGTCCTCGCTGTTCGACTGGCCCGGCCTGCGGGCGGCCGTGGTCAACCTCGACGATCCCAAGGGCGAGGAGCTGGCGGCCCGTCTGCGCGGGCGGCTTGCGGTGTGGACATACTCGGTCGAGCGGGCGGCCGACCTGCGCGCCGCCGAGGTCGTGCATGGCGACGAGGGCGTGCGCTTCACGCTGCACGAAGGCGGGCGGCGCTGCACGCTGCACAGCAGGGTGATCGGACAATACAACGTCTCGAACCTGCTGGCCGTGCTCGGCGGCCTGCGCGCGCTGGGCGTCACGCTGGGCGACGCGGCCCGCGCCTGTGAGCAGGTGAGCGCCGTGCCCGGGCGCCTGCAGCAGGTGGTTCGGCCGGGCATGCCCACCGTCGTGGTGGATTACGCCCACACCCCCGACGCGCTGGAGAAGGCCCTCGCGGCGCTGCGGCCGGTGGCTGCGCAGCGTGGAGGCCGGCTGTGGTGCGTGTTCGGCTGTGGCGGCAACCGTGACGCGACCAAGCGCCCGTTGATGGGCGCGATCGCCGAGCGGTTGGCCGACGTGGTCGTCGTCACCAGCGACAACCCGCGACACGAGCCGCCCGAGGCCATCCTCGAGCAGATCGTTGCCGGCATGTCCGAGCGTGCCCGCGCCCGCGTCATCGCGGACCGGCGCGCGGCCATCCGAGAGGCGGTGTTCGAGGCCGGCCCGAAGGACGTCGTCCTGGTGGCTGGCAAGGGACACGAGGACTACCAGGAGATCGCGGGCGTGAAGCTTCCGTTCTCGGACGTGGCACAGGCCGAGGCGGCGTTGAAGGAAAGGGCCGGTTCATGA
- a CDS encoding UDP-N-acetylmuramoyl-tripeptide--D-alanyl-D-alanine ligase: MMTLAQAHTLLPGSVLVGDPQVAVERVHSDTRTLQRGDLFVALRGERFDAHDFLAQARSLGAAAAIAERGLAEAGLPGLLVADTRAALAELAAAWRRRFHLPLIAVTGSNGKTTVTQMTASILRAWQDDGAFWTQGNLNNDIGVPLTLLRLRQDDDTWHRAGVVELGMNHPGEIALLARLAAPTVALVNNAQREHQEFMASVEAVARENGAVLLALSPGGTAVFPADDDYTPLWRQMAGHHRVLTFSLVAPADVSARADWAGTHWQVQLATPVGSAAVRLRAAGVHNVKNALAAATCAIAAGAPLQAVVQGLEAFEAVKGRSQLRSFVQDAQAVALIDDTYNANPDSMRAAIDVLAAMPGPRWLVLGDMGEVGDQGPAFHAEVGAYAHERGIEALWVAGPLMRHAAAAYDAAGGHARHFETVEALLADLPDAPRAACVLVKGSRFMKMERVVEALQARPRGENDDNKTHGEGRPC, encoded by the coding sequence ATGATGACCCTCGCTCAGGCGCACACGCTGCTGCCCGGCTCGGTGCTCGTCGGCGACCCGCAGGTGGCGGTCGAGCGCGTGCACAGCGACACCCGGACCCTGCAGCGCGGAGACCTCTTCGTCGCGCTGCGCGGCGAGCGCTTCGACGCGCATGACTTTCTCGCCCAGGCGCGCTCGCTGGGTGCGGCGGCGGCCATCGCCGAGCGCGGCTTGGCCGAGGCGGGACTGCCCGGCCTGCTCGTGGCCGACACGCGCGCCGCCCTGGCGGAGCTCGCGGCCGCGTGGCGCCGGCGCTTCCACCTGCCATTGATCGCCGTGACGGGCAGCAACGGCAAGACCACCGTCACGCAGATGACCGCCAGCATCTTGCGCGCGTGGCAGGACGACGGCGCCTTCTGGACGCAAGGCAACCTGAACAACGACATCGGGGTGCCGCTGACGCTGCTGCGGCTGCGGCAGGACGACGACACCTGGCACCGCGCCGGCGTGGTCGAGCTCGGCATGAACCACCCGGGCGAGATCGCCCTGCTGGCGCGCCTGGCCGCCCCCACGGTGGCGCTGGTCAACAACGCGCAGCGCGAGCACCAGGAGTTCATGGCGAGCGTCGAGGCGGTGGCGCGCGAAAACGGTGCGGTCCTGCTCGCCTTGTCGCCGGGCGGCACGGCCGTGTTCCCGGCAGACGACGACTACACCCCGCTGTGGCGTCAGATGGCAGGGCATCATCGGGTGCTCACTTTCTCGCTCGTCGCCCCGGCGGACGTGAGCGCACGCGCCGACTGGGCGGGCACGCACTGGCAGGTGCAGCTGGCGACCCCCGTCGGCTCGGCGGCGGTGCGCCTGCGCGCGGCCGGCGTGCACAACGTGAAGAACGCGTTGGCCGCCGCCACCTGCGCGATCGCGGCCGGCGCCCCGCTTCAGGCGGTCGTGCAGGGGCTGGAGGCGTTCGAGGCCGTCAAGGGCCGCTCGCAGCTGCGCAGCTTCGTGCAGGACGCTCAGGCGGTGGCCCTGATCGACGACACCTACAACGCCAACCCGGATTCGATGCGCGCGGCCATCGACGTGCTGGCCGCCATGCCGGGCCCGCGCTGGCTCGTGCTGGGCGACATGGGCGAGGTGGGCGACCAGGGGCCGGCCTTTCACGCAGAGGTCGGCGCCTATGCACACGAGCGGGGGATCGAGGCGCTGTGGGTGGCCGGCCCGCTGATGCGGCACGCGGCCGCGGCCTACGACGCCGCGGGCGGGCATGCGCGCCACTTCGAGACGGTCGAGGCTCTCCTGGCCGACCTGCCGGACGCACCGCGAGCCGCCTGCGTGCTCGTCAAGGGTTCGCGATTCATGAAGATGGAGCGGGTGGTCGAGGCGCTGCAGGCGCGCCCCCGCGGCGAGAACGACGACAACAAGACACACGGAGAGGGTCGCCCATGCTGA